A stretch of Candidatus Kryptoniota bacterium DNA encodes these proteins:
- a CDS encoding glycosyltransferase family 9 protein yields MASFKMKTPDCQRFSGYKPCIPYKTCYESCSYPDKPFGTRILIINLDAMGDVLMTTAQLEPIKRKYPDSYIAWLTLESAVPLLQENPLIDEVFVWDPEDWLILQGLKFDLILNADKSRRSGALTMKLKAKEKLGFGMNELGHIIPLNKEAEYNYRLGLDDYMKFRVNQRTGQDILSETFKLSYERDEYVLNLTEDEKALTVAYRKSLGIRDDEVVVGFNTGCSNLFPNKKLSLGQHADLVEKFSGIGSIKMLLLGGREDTERNEQIYSDAVAANPQLLTRLFKTPTTGGIRKGIVYENAADIVITGDSYGMHLAIALKKIVLVWFGVSCPAEIDLYDRGTKFIPEDLFCSPCWKKTCPYDLECMKMVDLDKMFSVALQYAGQITSKKRSSEKATIV; encoded by the coding sequence ATGGCATCATTTAAAATGAAGACGCCTGACTGCCAACGTTTCAGCGGCTATAAGCCCTGCATCCCCTACAAAACGTGCTACGAAAGTTGTTCTTATCCCGACAAACCTTTTGGCACAAGGATCCTCATCATTAATCTCGACGCGATGGGCGATGTGTTGATGACGACCGCCCAGCTTGAGCCCATAAAACGAAAATACCCGGACAGTTACATCGCCTGGCTTACGCTGGAGTCAGCCGTCCCCCTTCTGCAGGAGAATCCGCTGATCGATGAGGTATTTGTTTGGGACCCAGAAGACTGGTTGATATTACAGGGACTGAAATTCGACCTGATACTTAATGCGGACAAATCGAGACGATCAGGTGCCCTCACAATGAAATTGAAAGCGAAGGAGAAGCTCGGTTTCGGGATGAATGAACTCGGACACATCATTCCTCTTAATAAAGAGGCGGAGTACAACTACCGTCTTGGTCTCGACGACTATATGAAATTCAGAGTGAACCAGCGAACTGGACAGGATATTCTCTCCGAAACATTCAAGCTTTCGTATGAGCGTGACGAGTACGTTCTGAACCTGACCGAAGACGAAAAGGCGCTCACCGTCGCTTACAGGAAATCGCTCGGTATCCGGGACGATGAGGTAGTCGTTGGATTCAATACCGGGTGTTCGAATTTATTCCCAAACAAAAAGCTCTCGCTTGGGCAGCACGCAGATCTCGTCGAAAAGTTTTCCGGCATCGGTTCCATAAAGATGCTACTGCTTGGAGGCCGCGAGGACACAGAGAGAAACGAGCAAATTTATTCTGACGCGGTGGCAGCCAACCCCCAATTGCTGACGCGTTTATTCAAGACACCCACCACCGGAGGGATCAGAAAAGGCATTGTGTATGAGAACGCGGCGGACATCGTCATAACCGGCGACAGCTATGGGATGCACCTGGCAATTGCTCTCAAAAAAATCGTCCTTGTTTGGTTCGGCGTTAGTTGCCCGGCAGAAATTGACTTATATGATCGTGGTACTAAATTCATTCCGGAGGACCTCTTCTGTTCTCCCTGCTGGAAGAAAACCTGCCCGTACGACCTGGAGTGCATGAAGATGGTGGACCTCGATAAAATGTTCTCTGTCGCGCTGCAGTATGCCGGTCAGATCACGTCAAAAAAGCGGAGCTCGGAGAAGGCGACGATCGTTTAG
- a CDS encoding glycosyltransferase family 9 protein: MEKIIVEKAGISKILVMKPRAIGDVLLSTPVLPNLHDAFPGATIDFLVERFASPVLDNNPFLNKVIEYDARTDSPIKLIMRLRKEKYDITFDLFSNPRTAILTMTSGARYRVGYPFKWRKYAYNIRVIPRGDRVHNVEFNLDALRRIGIEPTHKKPIFVLDDRSKNFASNFLRTQALSFRGYVTVNIGGGWEIKRWKRDKIVELCKLIAKGLNLPVVVLYGPAESAEAALISKLAGAFLAPPTSLHQMGAIMEQSLLLVTNDSGPMHIAAALNVPTAAIFGPTSPHLQGPYGNTSEIIRKESLDCLECNLIKCPIGNPCMTELEARTVYERVEKLITKILQGVRRADGII; this comes from the coding sequence ATGGAGAAAATCATTGTCGAGAAAGCCGGAATCAGCAAAATCCTGGTGATGAAGCCACGCGCCATCGGCGACGTGCTTCTTTCGACACCGGTCCTCCCGAATCTTCATGACGCCTTCCCGGGAGCGACCATCGACTTTCTTGTTGAGAGATTTGCCTCACCCGTTCTGGACAATAACCCGTTCCTGAACAAGGTCATCGAATACGACGCCAGGACAGATTCCCCGATCAAGCTTATCATGCGACTGAGAAAAGAGAAGTACGACATAACTTTTGATCTGTTCTCGAATCCAAGAACGGCAATCTTGACCATGACGTCCGGAGCGAGATACCGAGTCGGATACCCCTTCAAGTGGAGGAAGTACGCTTACAACATCAGGGTGATTCCCCGCGGAGACAGAGTTCATAATGTGGAGTTCAACCTTGACGCGCTTCGTCGAATCGGAATCGAACCAACTCACAAGAAGCCAATTTTTGTCCTCGACGATAGATCGAAAAACTTTGCTTCTAACTTCCTGCGGACGCAGGCCCTCTCTTTCCGCGGGTACGTAACGGTTAACATTGGCGGCGGCTGGGAGATTAAGAGATGGAAAAGGGACAAGATCGTAGAACTTTGTAAACTCATAGCTAAAGGACTGAATTTGCCCGTGGTTGTTCTGTACGGTCCTGCCGAAAGTGCTGAAGCCGCACTGATTTCCAAATTGGCCGGAGCGTTTCTTGCACCTCCAACGAGTCTTCATCAAATGGGTGCGATCATGGAACAGTCACTTCTCCTCGTCACAAACGATTCAGGACCCATGCACATTGCCGCCGCGCTTAACGTGCCGACGGCGGCTATATTCGGTCCGACCAGCCCGCACCTCCAGGGACCGTACGGAAACACATCAGAAATCATTCGGAAGGAATCGCTCGATTGCCTCGAATGCAATCTCATAAAGTGCCCGATCGGTAATCCGTGCATGACTGAGCTCGAGGCACGCACGGTATACGAGAGAGTGGAAAAACTAATAACGAAAATCCTACAAGGAGTTCGAAGAGCCGATGGCATCATTTAA
- the porQ gene encoding type IX secretion system protein PorQ, with translation MRITVLSLVLFLTGNAGAQTAFEFLNLDVSARQASLAGSLMTGSEDPTAFYYNPALSVSAANRAVTFGFLKHVLDINAGYVFSTFSLASKGYFGVGIGYINYGTFTSTDEFGNEYGTFSAGDAMITLNYANFLGDNFSYGVNLKGIYSSIASATSTALAADVGLYYDFPDNLFGVGFSVRNIGKQLSEYGSTEESLPFDVRFGISKQLEHLPLTLSVALQRLGDSNLSGNDKLRSFVIGAEIALSETFHLRAGYDNLEHREMKVGLSSGIEGLSFGLGLKLYGYGFDYAFSSWGKIGALNRINVTTTF, from the coding sequence ATGAGAATAACTGTTCTTTCTTTGGTGCTATTTCTGACGGGGAATGCGGGCGCTCAAACGGCGTTCGAGTTCTTGAACCTTGATGTCAGTGCGAGGCAGGCCTCGCTCGCTGGAAGTTTAATGACGGGTTCCGAGGATCCTACCGCGTTCTACTACAACCCAGCCCTCTCCGTTTCCGCAGCAAACCGTGCCGTGACTTTCGGTTTCCTCAAGCACGTCCTCGACATCAATGCAGGATATGTTTTTTCAACTTTCAGTCTTGCATCGAAAGGTTACTTCGGGGTCGGCATCGGGTATATCAACTATGGGACTTTCACTTCGACAGACGAGTTCGGGAATGAATACGGCACATTCAGTGCCGGTGACGCGATGATAACTCTGAATTACGCCAACTTCCTTGGCGACAATTTCAGTTACGGCGTAAATTTGAAAGGGATATACTCATCGATTGCTTCCGCGACCTCCACCGCTTTGGCGGCAGATGTCGGATTGTACTACGATTTCCCGGACAACCTCTTTGGAGTTGGCTTCTCTGTACGTAACATCGGAAAGCAGTTGAGCGAGTACGGCTCCACAGAGGAGTCCCTTCCATTTGACGTAAGGTTCGGAATATCGAAGCAACTCGAGCATCTCCCGCTTACTCTGAGCGTTGCATTGCAGAGACTTGGTGATTCCAATTTAAGCGGGAACGACAAGCTCCGGTCGTTTGTGATCGGAGCGGAAATTGCGCTCTCCGAAACTTTTCATTTGCGTGCTGGTTACGATAACCTGGAGCACAGGGAGATGAAAGTGGGCCTGAGTTCCGGTATTGAGGGATTGTCGTTCGGTCTCGGCCTGAAACTGTATGGATACGGTTTCGACTACGCGTTCTCATCGTGGGGAAAGATCGGCGCGCTCAACCGCATAAACGTCACCACGACATTTTGA
- the buk gene encoding butyrate kinase, which produces MPRTREHLIVVVNTGSTSTKLALYKNDALVSAATIVHTPAELEKFGSIWDQFDFRAKIATEWVRALKKTPSAVVGVGGLLKPVAGGTYLVNDSMVQDAKANLQGEHASNLGCAIAQLVAQKFSCHAFVVDPVSVDEFETLARYSGHPLIKRHSLSHALNIHAVARTAAARLRKNLSKTNFIVAHLGGGISVATVVGGRIVDSNDASGEGPFTPERTGSLPLQQFMGVCFSGDFSSHEVRSVVMGKGGLVAYLGTNSGREVEEKIRKKDREAETVYRAMAYQISKEIGAMSTVVNGKLNAIILTGGLAHSRSLVRWIKKRISFIAEVLVYPGGDEMKSMAMGALRVLRGQQEALEY; this is translated from the coding sequence ATGCCGAGAACGCGCGAACATCTTATAGTTGTAGTCAATACCGGCTCCACATCCACCAAGCTCGCATTGTATAAGAATGATGCGCTTGTATCCGCCGCGACCATCGTGCACACACCGGCGGAATTGGAGAAGTTTGGAAGTATTTGGGATCAGTTTGATTTCAGGGCGAAGATCGCAACGGAGTGGGTCAGGGCGCTTAAGAAAACTCCGTCAGCTGTTGTAGGAGTTGGCGGGCTCCTGAAACCGGTCGCAGGCGGCACCTATCTTGTGAATGACAGCATGGTACAGGACGCGAAGGCTAATCTTCAGGGTGAACACGCTTCAAATCTCGGCTGTGCGATAGCTCAGCTTGTCGCGCAGAAATTCAGCTGTCACGCTTTCGTCGTTGATCCCGTTTCAGTGGACGAGTTCGAGACTCTTGCCCGTTATTCCGGTCATCCGCTGATTAAACGACATAGTCTTTCCCACGCCTTGAACATACACGCTGTCGCCCGGACTGCCGCAGCCAGACTCAGAAAAAATCTTTCGAAGACAAATTTCATCGTGGCTCACCTCGGCGGCGGCATATCTGTCGCCACAGTGGTGGGCGGAAGAATTGTCGACTCCAATGACGCGTCGGGCGAAGGTCCTTTTACACCAGAGCGCACCGGCAGCCTGCCACTCCAGCAATTCATGGGCGTATGCTTCTCAGGTGACTTTTCCAGCCATGAAGTGAGATCAGTTGTTATGGGCAAGGGTGGCTTGGTTGCGTATCTCGGCACTAATTCCGGGCGGGAGGTGGAAGAGAAGATCAGGAAGAAAGATCGTGAAGCGGAGACTGTTTATCGTGCGATGGCGTATCAGATATCCAAAGAAATTGGCGCAATGTCGACCGTGGTAAACGGAAAACTAAATGCGATAATACTGACAGGAGGACTTGCCCATTCCAGATCGCTTGTCAGGTGGATCAAAAAAAGAATCTCGTTCATTGCGGAGGTCCTGGTTTATCCGGGAGGAGATGAAATGAAAAGCATGGCGATGGGAGCTCTCCGGGTCCTTCGGGGCCAGCAAGAAGCACTGGAGTACTGA
- a CDS encoding phosphate acyltransferase, with protein sequence MKRNVIWNFDDLLNVARSLPAKTIAVIYPRSEETYNSIRDASKSLKAKFILYCDESSSSGAAGLVNKEEIQAEIVIVHDAVEAVTKAVEKAGSNRYDILMKGDVDTGTMMRVVLQESSSLRTGKLLSDIFVLEYQSRTDNKFVMITDGGMTLAPDLKNKVELIDNAVEVAHALGNELPKVAILSATEFVLPNLQSTLDAAALSKMNERGQIKGCVVDGPLALDNALSPEAAAEKSINSAVAGRAEILVAANIESANSLAKSTTYFAGLRLAHVIVGARLPILIPSRSDKSDAKLLSIALGIVMSEHFQFH encoded by the coding sequence ATGAAAAGAAACGTTATATGGAACTTTGACGATCTTCTGAATGTCGCACGCAGTCTGCCGGCAAAGACAATCGCGGTGATTTACCCCAGGAGCGAAGAGACCTACAACAGCATTCGCGACGCGTCCAAATCGTTGAAAGCGAAATTCATTTTGTATTGTGACGAGTCCTCATCATCCGGGGCAGCAGGATTGGTGAACAAAGAAGAAATCCAGGCGGAAATCGTTATCGTTCATGACGCAGTCGAGGCCGTCACTAAAGCGGTTGAAAAAGCCGGAAGCAACCGATACGACATACTCATGAAAGGGGACGTCGACACGGGAACGATGATGAGAGTCGTTCTTCAGGAATCGAGCAGCTTGAGAACGGGAAAACTCCTGAGCGACATATTCGTTCTCGAATATCAGTCGCGAACCGACAACAAGTTCGTGATGATAACGGACGGCGGGATGACGCTCGCTCCCGACCTCAAAAATAAAGTGGAGCTCATAGACAACGCAGTTGAGGTGGCCCATGCTTTGGGGAATGAACTTCCTAAAGTCGCCATCCTTTCAGCGACAGAATTTGTTCTCCCGAACCTTCAATCTACTCTTGACGCCGCGGCATTGTCGAAGATGAATGAGAGAGGTCAGATAAAGGGCTGCGTTGTTGACGGACCGTTGGCTCTCGACAACGCGCTGTCGCCGGAAGCGGCCGCCGAAAAATCTATTAACTCGGCTGTTGCGGGAAGAGCTGAAATCCTTGTCGCGGCGAATATCGAATCAGCAAACAGCCTGGCGAAGAGCACAACTTACTTCGCGGGATTGAGACTGGCGCATGTGATAGTGGGCGCGAGACTGCCAATATTGATCCCCTCACGATCCGACAAGAGCGATGCAAAACTGCTGTCGATCGCGCTGGGAATCGTCATGAGCGAGCATTTTCAATTTCATTAA
- a CDS encoding PASTA domain-containing protein, translating to MNSKVSFISRLLWSNLARKFYLALVILIFLFSLMNWIVMPWYVKGSGIVTVPELTGLTMFDAKTALDSLGLQLQLGGMKPSKLPSNTVLSQNPESGTTVKRGRRVYLIVSGGVEKSSVPDLRGRSEREAQFMLERGGFKLGDVTSDTSSNLPQDVVISQSIPPNTVAAAGTQVSLLVSAGAPESGEVSVPNIVGKPLSEAQRIISNNNLQLGKITFQPSRKLVPNTVLEQYPRAEEFVQKGTKVDLFVSSISNQKQGPEN from the coding sequence ATGAACAGTAAAGTATCTTTCATATCGCGACTTCTCTGGTCCAACCTGGCGAGAAAATTCTATCTCGCTCTCGTGATCCTGATCTTTCTATTCTCGTTAATGAACTGGATTGTAATGCCATGGTACGTTAAGGGGAGCGGGATAGTAACGGTACCTGAGTTGACCGGGCTGACGATGTTTGACGCGAAGACAGCCCTTGATTCGCTCGGTCTCCAGCTCCAGCTGGGAGGAATGAAACCCAGCAAGCTCCCATCGAATACCGTGTTGTCTCAAAACCCCGAGTCAGGTACGACTGTGAAACGGGGGAGAAGAGTTTATCTTATCGTAAGTGGTGGGGTCGAGAAATCGAGTGTACCCGATCTCCGCGGCCGGTCCGAAAGGGAAGCGCAGTTTATGCTGGAGCGCGGAGGATTTAAACTCGGCGACGTAACGTCCGACACTTCAAGCAACCTTCCTCAGGACGTGGTGATATCGCAATCGATTCCTCCTAACACCGTCGCGGCAGCCGGGACGCAAGTGTCCCTCCTTGTCTCTGCCGGTGCGCCCGAATCGGGTGAAGTTTCTGTCCCGAATATTGTGGGAAAACCGCTCTCCGAAGCTCAACGGATAATATCGAACAATAATCTTCAACTCGGCAAGATTACATTTCAACCGAGCAGGAAACTCGTCCCCAACACAGTTCTTGAGCAATATCCACGCGCCGAGGAATTCGTTCAGAAAGGGACTAAAGTCGACCTGTTCGTCTCATCCATTTCCAACCAGAAACAAGGACCTGAGAACTGA
- the rpe gene encoding ribulose-phosphate 3-epimerase — protein MALVAPSLLNADFSVLGEQIKLAERGGADWIHLDVMDGHFVPNITFGPMIVSAVNGITDKFLDVHLMIENADLYIGDFVKAGADSITVHYEAVVHLNRTVNLIKELGVKAGVALNPSTPVSVLSEIIHDADLILILSVNPGFGGQKFIENSYRKLSEVRALIPKGRKIQIEVDGGVSPDNARKLVKSGATVLVAGTSIFKSNDVPGTIRKLKSA, from the coding sequence ATGGCGTTAGTCGCCCCGTCACTTTTGAATGCCGATTTCTCGGTGCTTGGAGAGCAGATCAAGCTCGCTGAAAGAGGCGGTGCGGACTGGATCCATCTCGATGTGATGGACGGTCATTTCGTTCCTAACATCACATTCGGACCGATGATCGTGTCGGCGGTCAACGGGATTACGGATAAGTTTCTAGATGTTCACCTCATGATTGAGAACGCGGATCTTTACATAGGTGATTTTGTAAAAGCGGGTGCAGATTCGATCACGGTACATTATGAAGCAGTCGTCCATCTTAACAGGACAGTGAATCTTATCAAGGAACTTGGAGTGAAAGCCGGTGTGGCTCTAAATCCTTCCACACCAGTCAGCGTGCTCAGTGAAATAATTCATGATGCGGATCTTATCCTGATCCTCTCAGTAAATCCGGGATTCGGCGGTCAGAAGTTCATCGAGAATTCCTATCGGAAATTGTCGGAAGTGAGAGCGCTCATACCGAAAGGCAGAAAGATCCAGATTGAAGTTGACGGCGGGGTTTCGCCGGATAATGCGCGAAAGCTTGTGAAGTCAGGTGCAACCGTTCTGGTCGCGGGAACTTCAATTTTCAAGTCCAACGACGTGCCCGGTACAATCAGGAAACTTAAGTCTGCCTGA
- a CDS encoding acyclic terpene utilization AtuA family protein, with protein MNDKRIRIASGQGYWGDLPQAPFWQVTKGPVDYLVMDYLAEVTMSILQKQRSRDPKLGYAKDLIQVMEQILPIAMEKNIKIVTNGGGVNPQSCRDAIFEIARKKSIRGLKIGVVCGDDILAQLDGLLSSENVLRNMETGQSIATIRQRVQSANVYFGAFPIAHALAQGAHVVLTGRATDTGLTLAPMIHEFGWKESDFDKLAAGIVAGHILECGGQSSGGNYLKDWRAVPDLANIGFPIVEAFADGTFVVTKHQNTGGLVSVDTIKEQLLYEIGNPEEYITPEVVADFTTIRLESDGANRVKVSGVKGKPPTDFYKVSLAYSDGYYAAGTLTYGWPDAIEKAKAADGIMRRRLSDLGFKYDEFTTEFLGYNSCHGPLSPIPPEQNEVVLRVAVRSHDWESVDAFGRQLVPLVLTGPPTVTGFGLGRPKPQEVVAYWPALIQKKLVKPVVEVTAV; from the coding sequence TTGAATGACAAAAGAATAAGGATCGCCTCTGGTCAAGGATACTGGGGAGACCTCCCTCAAGCGCCATTCTGGCAAGTGACTAAAGGTCCGGTGGACTATCTGGTGATGGATTATCTGGCTGAAGTGACGATGTCGATCCTGCAGAAGCAAAGGTCCCGAGATCCGAAGCTTGGATATGCGAAGGACTTGATTCAAGTAATGGAACAAATTCTGCCGATTGCGATGGAAAAGAACATAAAGATCGTGACGAACGGCGGAGGTGTCAATCCTCAGTCGTGTCGCGACGCGATTTTTGAAATAGCACGAAAGAAATCCATTCGTGGTTTAAAGATCGGTGTCGTTTGCGGAGATGATATCCTGGCACAGTTGGATGGGCTCCTGTCGTCGGAAAATGTTCTGCGCAATATGGAGACGGGTCAGAGCATTGCGACTATCCGTCAGCGTGTTCAGAGTGCGAACGTGTATTTCGGAGCATTCCCGATCGCTCATGCACTGGCACAGGGCGCCCACGTTGTACTTACCGGGCGCGCTACAGACACCGGGCTAACCCTCGCCCCGATGATTCATGAGTTTGGCTGGAAAGAATCCGATTTTGATAAACTCGCGGCGGGAATTGTTGCCGGACACATCCTCGAGTGCGGCGGGCAGTCTTCCGGCGGTAATTACCTTAAAGACTGGCGCGCCGTCCCTGATCTTGCCAATATCGGTTTCCCCATAGTCGAAGCGTTTGCTGATGGAACCTTCGTCGTAACTAAACACCAAAATACCGGCGGTCTTGTGTCGGTCGATACGATCAAGGAACAACTTCTCTATGAAATAGGAAATCCTGAGGAGTACATCACTCCCGAAGTCGTTGCGGATTTCACAACAATCAGGCTCGAGTCGGATGGAGCTAACAGGGTAAAGGTATCGGGCGTGAAAGGAAAACCACCTACGGATTTCTATAAGGTCTCACTGGCATATTCCGATGGATACTATGCGGCCGGCACCTTGACCTATGGATGGCCTGACGCGATTGAAAAAGCGAAGGCTGCGGACGGAATTATGCGGCGGCGGTTGAGCGACCTGGGATTCAAGTACGATGAATTCACGACTGAATTCCTCGGGTACAATTCGTGTCACGGTCCATTGAGCCCCATCCCTCCTGAACAGAACGAAGTAGTCCTGAGAGTTGCGGTGAGAAGTCACGACTGGGAATCAGTCGATGCCTTCGGACGGCAGCTGGTACCTCTTGTACTGACGGGTCCTCCGACCGTGACCGGTTTCGGTTTGGGAAGACCGAAGCCGCAGGAAGTTGTGGCTTACTGGCCCGCGTTGATTCAAAAGAAATTAGTTAAGCCGGTCGTAGAGGTTACTGCGGTATGA
- a CDS encoding DUF2085 domain-containing protein produces MRSEIKSYLFLIGLALFYDFLFTIPPVLTHLGLNADLLYRFFQPLCHQIDERSFHIFGNKLAVCSRCASIYYGATFGMICYPLFKPLKGSHLPGLLFLAVPLGILIADFAMNFTEVGHNTFVSRSLTGGLFGISLAFYIVPAWMSLMKELKFEGSPQHEK; encoded by the coding sequence TTGAGATCTGAAATCAAATCATATCTTTTCTTGATTGGGCTTGCTTTGTTTTATGATTTCTTGTTCACGATTCCTCCTGTTCTCACCCATCTCGGCCTGAACGCTGATCTTCTGTACCGATTCTTTCAACCCCTTTGTCATCAGATCGACGAAAGGAGCTTTCATATCTTCGGAAACAAACTGGCGGTATGCTCGCGTTGTGCGTCAATTTATTACGGTGCGACATTTGGAATGATTTGTTATCCGCTGTTCAAGCCGCTGAAAGGCTCGCACTTACCCGGACTACTCTTTCTGGCGGTCCCGCTCGGGATTCTCATTGCGGATTTTGCAATGAACTTTACAGAGGTTGGGCACAATACATTTGTTTCAAGATCGCTGACCGGTGGTCTCTTCGGGATATCGCTGGCTTTCTACATCGTTCCCGCATGGATGTCGCTTATGAAGGAATTAAAATTTGAAGGAAGCCCACAGCATGAGAAATAA
- the argB gene encoding acetylglutamate kinase, translating to MKIVLKIGGNEIDDSAFVRKVTLLARKIHSRGHRLVIVHGGGKEVTAALKNLGKESKFVDGFRYTDETDLGVIEMVLSGSVNKRLVRSLQSEGVNALGLSGVDGGMLTAKRVMRNGKDVGFVGEITVVNTAVLNLLLENFVIVISPISMDHDMNGLLNVNADYAAAAVASAISSDLAIFLSNVPGVMKNGTLLQSIDAIEFERLKLDGTIGGGMVPKVESAMSALKNGVRLAYVTDVEGADAMVSGREAGTRVNI from the coding sequence TTGAAGATCGTCCTGAAGATCGGCGGAAACGAAATCGACGATTCGGCCTTCGTCAGGAAAGTGACGCTCCTCGCCAGGAAGATCCATTCGCGCGGTCATCGGCTGGTCATTGTTCACGGCGGCGGTAAAGAGGTGACAGCCGCGCTCAAGAATTTGGGCAAAGAGTCCAAGTTCGTCGACGGATTCAGGTATACCGACGAAACGGACCTCGGCGTGATCGAGATGGTACTTTCGGGCTCGGTCAACAAACGCCTGGTGCGAAGCCTGCAAAGTGAAGGTGTGAACGCGTTGGGTCTGAGCGGTGTCGACGGAGGCATGCTCACCGCTAAGCGAGTAATGCGAAACGGCAAAGATGTCGGGTTTGTCGGCGAGATAACCGTGGTCAATACGGCTGTACTCAATTTGCTGCTGGAGAATTTCGTCATCGTAATATCGCCGATCTCAATGGACCATGACATGAATGGACTGCTCAACGTAAATGCAGATTATGCTGCGGCCGCGGTCGCATCCGCGATCTCTTCCGATCTCGCGATTTTCCTATCTAACGTCCCCGGCGTGATGAAGAACGGAACACTCCTGCAATCGATCGACGCGATCGAGTTCGAGCGTCTCAAACTGGACGGCACAATCGGGGGCGGGATGGTGCCAAAAGTGGAATCGGCGATGAGCGCCCTGAAGAACGGTGTGAGGCTAGCCTACGTGACCGACGTCGAAGGCGCAGACGCCATGGTGTCCGGAAGAGAGGCCGGAACGAGGGTGAACATTTGA
- the argC gene encoding N-acetyl-gamma-glutamyl-phosphate reductase: MSRKKRVAIFGVSGYAGFELYRILRKHPHADIRYITAETSAGKYISEIFPVTDDMKIVRNEDVDPRKVDAVFLSLPHGAAKDVVERLAKGSGRTRIIDLSADYRFDDADEYEKWYGMKHTSPDFLDHFVYGLSEINRRAIKKSKFVANPGCYPTATILGVYPLLKYNKIDPAAPIIIDAKSGVTGAGRKAEVRLLFAETNENISPYSIGYVHRHTGEIEQELNKIAGRSLGIIFAPHLVPISRGMLNTIYVKLNSDLTSQKLIELYQAAYRDEQFIKVLNVNATATMQHTTNTNLCVMSVKRVEKSDYAIVVSSIDNLGKGAAGQAIQNFNLMFGLNETEGLL; this comes from the coding sequence ATGAGTAGAAAAAAGAGAGTCGCGATTTTTGGCGTATCGGGTTACGCCGGGTTTGAACTTTACAGGATTTTAAGGAAACATCCGCATGCCGATATCAGGTACATAACTGCGGAGACGTCGGCGGGGAAATATATCAGTGAAATATTCCCGGTTACCGACGATATGAAAATTGTCAGGAATGAAGACGTCGACCCCCGGAAGGTCGATGCAGTATTCCTGTCACTTCCCCATGGTGCCGCTAAAGATGTGGTCGAGAGACTCGCAAAAGGATCCGGAAGGACCAGGATAATTGACTTGAGCGCCGACTATCGATTCGACGACGCAGATGAGTATGAGAAATGGTACGGAATGAAGCACACGAGTCCTGATTTTCTCGACCATTTTGTGTACGGGTTGAGCGAGATCAACCGAAGAGCAATTAAGAAATCTAAATTCGTCGCAAATCCCGGATGCTATCCCACAGCAACCATTCTCGGGGTGTACCCTCTTCTGAAATATAACAAGATCGATCCGGCGGCACCGATAATCATCGACGCGAAGTCCGGAGTCACCGGCGCAGGCAGGAAAGCTGAGGTGCGGCTCCTGTTCGCAGAAACGAACGAGAATATTTCGCCATACAGCATCGGTTACGTTCACAGGCACACGGGAGAAATCGAGCAGGAGCTCAATAAAATAGCCGGCAGGAGCCTCGGCATAATTTTCGCGCCGCATCTTGTACCAATATCTCGTGGCATGTTGAATACGATCTACGTAAAACTCAACTCAGACTTGACGTCCCAAAAACTGATCGAGTTATATCAAGCTGCGTATAGAGACGAGCAATTCATCAAGGTTCTGAATGTAAACGCCACCGCGACAATGCAGCACACTACAAACACAAATCTTTGCGTAATGTCCGTCAAGCGCGTCGAAAAATCCGATTATGCCATAGTCGTTTCATCGATCGATAATCTCGGCAAAGGCGCAGCGGGACAAGCGATACAAAATTTTAATCTAATGTTCGGCTTGAATGAAACGGAAGGGCTTCTTTGA